In Bactrocera oleae isolate idBacOlea1 chromosome 5, idBacOlea1, whole genome shotgun sequence, a genomic segment contains:
- the LOC106614683 gene encoding uncharacterized protein isoform X2 — protein MKGNRRNHMYVKMQNEIFSEDINAGTNSDIAPNSTPVYDIAELVTINRGKGNYTCVGADIILRDRHKWYGGRSNWNVQNGNQVKWSRKNITATMERFEPTGDPPRSPCLNYGLAATVVASIKEETDDVQILNPFNGTSKDIESLGAVDSVDHVYSYAYYEPRVVKCHTNISQKEIIGKCKNEQMNSRQNILLKGVRSKASRFDKAYFSLDDRHTYTTHYGTMENLYEEVNEKSVKNVLCDNRISISANSVKEEILRVQRNHFRVLEELNLSLEALIMPPKLTSSNLRETAESIVHCQGAGSGLSLAVVTSNKILPQKRKFGLIGGGLSSLSLSGHRNKFSSTSIEDVAETFQSMDLKDSCQNSYNNVEVDEEDLDSGFSGSGISSGASYNESLRYNKTSGTPKTRHNAFPKNSYCSSPPSNEFTRKNNVTSQKSTSETNKQYSENLLPKIKGHEITSFNSSHHYLDLNHLYMRSTPKALSTSSKYANNF, from the exons ATGAAAGGAAATAGGCGaaatcatatgtat gtAAAAATGCagaatgaaattttttctgaaGACATAAATGCCGGCACTAACTCGGACATTGCTCCAAACTCCACACCTGTATATGATATCGCTGAATTGGTGACTATTAATCGTGGAAAAGGCAATTATACTTGTGTAGGGGCTGATATTATATTAAGAGATCGTCATAAATGGTACGGAGGTCGTAGCAATTGGAACGTGCAAAATGGAAACCAG GTGAAGTGGTCACGTAAAAATATCACTGCGACAATGGAAAGATTTGAACCTACAGGTGATCCTCCTCGATCTCCATGTTTAAATTATGGACTTGCTGCCACCGTTGTTGCCTCGATTAAAGAAGAAACAGATGATGTGCAAATTTTAAACCCTTTCAATGGAACATCAAAAGATATTGAGTCCCTGGGCGCTGTTGATTCAGTAGATCACGTTTATTCGTACGCTTATTATGAGCCTCGAGTAGTGAAATGTCATACAAATATCTCTCAGAAAGAAATAATAGGAAAATGTAAGAATGAACAGATGAATTCTCggcaaaatatattgttaaaagGGGTTCGTTCTAAAGCAAGTAGGTTCGATAAAGCATATTTTTCCTTGGACGATCGTCATACTTATACAACCCATTATGGAACAATGGAAAATTTGTATGAAGAAGTTAacgaaaaaagtgtaaaaaatgtaCTTTGTGACAATCGTATTTCAATATCTGCAAATAGCGTGAAAGAAGAAATTTTACGTGTACAACGCAATCACTTCCGAGTATTAGAAGAGCTTAATTTATCACTGGAAGCTTTAATTATGCCACCTAAACTGACCTCAAGCAACTTAAGGGAAACTGCAGAAAGTATTGTGCACTGTCAAGGGGCTGGAAGCGGTTTGTCGTTGGCTGTAGTGacctcaaataaaatattacctcAGAAACGTAAATTTGGTTTGATTGGAGGAGGTTTATCTTCCTTATCTTTATCAGGTCATcgcaataaattttcaagtaCAAGCATTGAAGATGTTGCAGAGACTTTTCAATCGATGGACCTAAAAGATAGTTGCCAAAATTCGTATAATAATGTGGAAGTTGATGAAGAAGATTTGGACAGCGGATTTAGTGGTAGTGGCATTAGTAGCGGTGCTAGTTACAATGAAAGCTTACGGTACAATAAAACTAGTGGTACCCCGAAGACACGCCACAATGCTTTTCCAAAAAACTCCTATTGTTCATCCCCACCGTCAAATGagtttacaagaaaaaataatgTGACATCTCAAAAATCTACCTctgaaacaaataaacaatatagCGAAAATTTGCTACCAAAGATAAAAGGTCATGAAATCACTTCATTTAATAGTTCTCATCATTATTTGGATTtgaatcatttatatatgcgtTCAACACCAAAAGCACTTTCAACTAGttctaaatatgcaaataacttTTAA
- the LOC106614683 gene encoding uncharacterized protein isoform X1: MKGNRRNHMYYIPINFFKVKMQNEIFSEDINAGTNSDIAPNSTPVYDIAELVTINRGKGNYTCVGADIILRDRHKWYGGRSNWNVQNGNQVKWSRKNITATMERFEPTGDPPRSPCLNYGLAATVVASIKEETDDVQILNPFNGTSKDIESLGAVDSVDHVYSYAYYEPRVVKCHTNISQKEIIGKCKNEQMNSRQNILLKGVRSKASRFDKAYFSLDDRHTYTTHYGTMENLYEEVNEKSVKNVLCDNRISISANSVKEEILRVQRNHFRVLEELNLSLEALIMPPKLTSSNLRETAESIVHCQGAGSGLSLAVVTSNKILPQKRKFGLIGGGLSSLSLSGHRNKFSSTSIEDVAETFQSMDLKDSCQNSYNNVEVDEEDLDSGFSGSGISSGASYNESLRYNKTSGTPKTRHNAFPKNSYCSSPPSNEFTRKNNVTSQKSTSETNKQYSENLLPKIKGHEITSFNSSHHYLDLNHLYMRSTPKALSTSSKYANNF, from the exons ATGAAAGGAAATAGGCGaaatcatatgtat tATATccctataaattttttcaaggtAAAAATGCagaatgaaattttttctgaaGACATAAATGCCGGCACTAACTCGGACATTGCTCCAAACTCCACACCTGTATATGATATCGCTGAATTGGTGACTATTAATCGTGGAAAAGGCAATTATACTTGTGTAGGGGCTGATATTATATTAAGAGATCGTCATAAATGGTACGGAGGTCGTAGCAATTGGAACGTGCAAAATGGAAACCAG GTGAAGTGGTCACGTAAAAATATCACTGCGACAATGGAAAGATTTGAACCTACAGGTGATCCTCCTCGATCTCCATGTTTAAATTATGGACTTGCTGCCACCGTTGTTGCCTCGATTAAAGAAGAAACAGATGATGTGCAAATTTTAAACCCTTTCAATGGAACATCAAAAGATATTGAGTCCCTGGGCGCTGTTGATTCAGTAGATCACGTTTATTCGTACGCTTATTATGAGCCTCGAGTAGTGAAATGTCATACAAATATCTCTCAGAAAGAAATAATAGGAAAATGTAAGAATGAACAGATGAATTCTCggcaaaatatattgttaaaagGGGTTCGTTCTAAAGCAAGTAGGTTCGATAAAGCATATTTTTCCTTGGACGATCGTCATACTTATACAACCCATTATGGAACAATGGAAAATTTGTATGAAGAAGTTAacgaaaaaagtgtaaaaaatgtaCTTTGTGACAATCGTATTTCAATATCTGCAAATAGCGTGAAAGAAGAAATTTTACGTGTACAACGCAATCACTTCCGAGTATTAGAAGAGCTTAATTTATCACTGGAAGCTTTAATTATGCCACCTAAACTGACCTCAAGCAACTTAAGGGAAACTGCAGAAAGTATTGTGCACTGTCAAGGGGCTGGAAGCGGTTTGTCGTTGGCTGTAGTGacctcaaataaaatattacctcAGAAACGTAAATTTGGTTTGATTGGAGGAGGTTTATCTTCCTTATCTTTATCAGGTCATcgcaataaattttcaagtaCAAGCATTGAAGATGTTGCAGAGACTTTTCAATCGATGGACCTAAAAGATAGTTGCCAAAATTCGTATAATAATGTGGAAGTTGATGAAGAAGATTTGGACAGCGGATTTAGTGGTAGTGGCATTAGTAGCGGTGCTAGTTACAATGAAAGCTTACGGTACAATAAAACTAGTGGTACCCCGAAGACACGCCACAATGCTTTTCCAAAAAACTCCTATTGTTCATCCCCACCGTCAAATGagtttacaagaaaaaataatgTGACATCTCAAAAATCTACCTctgaaacaaataaacaatatagCGAAAATTTGCTACCAAAGATAAAAGGTCATGAAATCACTTCATTTAATAGTTCTCATCATTATTTGGATTtgaatcatttatatatgcgtTCAACACCAAAAGCACTTTCAACTAGttctaaatatgcaaataacttTTAA
- the LOC106614683 gene encoding uncharacterized protein isoform X5, with product MERFEPTGDPPRSPCLNYGLAATVVASIKEETDDVQILNPFNGTSKDIESLGAVDSVDHVYSYAYYEPRVVKCHTNISQKEIIGKCKNEQMNSRQNILLKGVRSKASRFDKAYFSLDDRHTYTTHYGTMENLYEEVNEKSVKNVLCDNRISISANSVKEEILRVQRNHFRVLEELNLSLEALIMPPKLTSSNLRETAESIVHCQGAGSGLSLAVVTSNKILPQKRKFGLIGGGLSSLSLSGHRNKFSSTSIEDVAETFQSMDLKDSCQNSYNNVEVDEEDLDSGFSGSGISSGASYNESLRYNKTSGTPKTRHNAFPKNSYCSSPPSNEFTRKNNVTSQKSTSETNKQYSENLLPKIKGHEITSFNSSHHYLDLNHLYMRSTPKALSTSSKYANNF from the coding sequence ATGGAAAGATTTGAACCTACAGGTGATCCTCCTCGATCTCCATGTTTAAATTATGGACTTGCTGCCACCGTTGTTGCCTCGATTAAAGAAGAAACAGATGATGTGCAAATTTTAAACCCTTTCAATGGAACATCAAAAGATATTGAGTCCCTGGGCGCTGTTGATTCAGTAGATCACGTTTATTCGTACGCTTATTATGAGCCTCGAGTAGTGAAATGTCATACAAATATCTCTCAGAAAGAAATAATAGGAAAATGTAAGAATGAACAGATGAATTCTCggcaaaatatattgttaaaagGGGTTCGTTCTAAAGCAAGTAGGTTCGATAAAGCATATTTTTCCTTGGACGATCGTCATACTTATACAACCCATTATGGAACAATGGAAAATTTGTATGAAGAAGTTAacgaaaaaagtgtaaaaaatgtaCTTTGTGACAATCGTATTTCAATATCTGCAAATAGCGTGAAAGAAGAAATTTTACGTGTACAACGCAATCACTTCCGAGTATTAGAAGAGCTTAATTTATCACTGGAAGCTTTAATTATGCCACCTAAACTGACCTCAAGCAACTTAAGGGAAACTGCAGAAAGTATTGTGCACTGTCAAGGGGCTGGAAGCGGTTTGTCGTTGGCTGTAGTGacctcaaataaaatattacctcAGAAACGTAAATTTGGTTTGATTGGAGGAGGTTTATCTTCCTTATCTTTATCAGGTCATcgcaataaattttcaagtaCAAGCATTGAAGATGTTGCAGAGACTTTTCAATCGATGGACCTAAAAGATAGTTGCCAAAATTCGTATAATAATGTGGAAGTTGATGAAGAAGATTTGGACAGCGGATTTAGTGGTAGTGGCATTAGTAGCGGTGCTAGTTACAATGAAAGCTTACGGTACAATAAAACTAGTGGTACCCCGAAGACACGCCACAATGCTTTTCCAAAAAACTCCTATTGTTCATCCCCACCGTCAAATGagtttacaagaaaaaataatgTGACATCTCAAAAATCTACCTctgaaacaaataaacaatatagCGAAAATTTGCTACCAAAGATAAAAGGTCATGAAATCACTTCATTTAATAGTTCTCATCATTATTTGGATTtgaatcatttatatatgcgtTCAACACCAAAAGCACTTTCAACTAGttctaaatatgcaaataacttTTAA
- the LOC106614683 gene encoding uncharacterized protein isoform X3 has product MQNEIFSEDINAGTNSDIAPNSTPVYDIAELVTINRGKGNYTCVGADIILRDRHKWYGGRSNWNVQNGNQVKWSRKNITATMERFEPTGDPPRSPCLNYGLAATVVASIKEETDDVQILNPFNGTSKDIESLGAVDSVDHVYSYAYYEPRVVKCHTNISQKEIIGKCKNEQMNSRQNILLKGVRSKASRFDKAYFSLDDRHTYTTHYGTMENLYEEVNEKSVKNVLCDNRISISANSVKEEILRVQRNHFRVLEELNLSLEALIMPPKLTSSNLRETAESIVHCQGAGSGLSLAVVTSNKILPQKRKFGLIGGGLSSLSLSGHRNKFSSTSIEDVAETFQSMDLKDSCQNSYNNVEVDEEDLDSGFSGSGISSGASYNESLRYNKTSGTPKTRHNAFPKNSYCSSPPSNEFTRKNNVTSQKSTSETNKQYSENLLPKIKGHEITSFNSSHHYLDLNHLYMRSTPKALSTSSKYANNF; this is encoded by the exons ATGCagaatgaaattttttctgaaGACATAAATGCCGGCACTAACTCGGACATTGCTCCAAACTCCACACCTGTATATGATATCGCTGAATTGGTGACTATTAATCGTGGAAAAGGCAATTATACTTGTGTAGGGGCTGATATTATATTAAGAGATCGTCATAAATGGTACGGAGGTCGTAGCAATTGGAACGTGCAAAATGGAAACCAG GTGAAGTGGTCACGTAAAAATATCACTGCGACAATGGAAAGATTTGAACCTACAGGTGATCCTCCTCGATCTCCATGTTTAAATTATGGACTTGCTGCCACCGTTGTTGCCTCGATTAAAGAAGAAACAGATGATGTGCAAATTTTAAACCCTTTCAATGGAACATCAAAAGATATTGAGTCCCTGGGCGCTGTTGATTCAGTAGATCACGTTTATTCGTACGCTTATTATGAGCCTCGAGTAGTGAAATGTCATACAAATATCTCTCAGAAAGAAATAATAGGAAAATGTAAGAATGAACAGATGAATTCTCggcaaaatatattgttaaaagGGGTTCGTTCTAAAGCAAGTAGGTTCGATAAAGCATATTTTTCCTTGGACGATCGTCATACTTATACAACCCATTATGGAACAATGGAAAATTTGTATGAAGAAGTTAacgaaaaaagtgtaaaaaatgtaCTTTGTGACAATCGTATTTCAATATCTGCAAATAGCGTGAAAGAAGAAATTTTACGTGTACAACGCAATCACTTCCGAGTATTAGAAGAGCTTAATTTATCACTGGAAGCTTTAATTATGCCACCTAAACTGACCTCAAGCAACTTAAGGGAAACTGCAGAAAGTATTGTGCACTGTCAAGGGGCTGGAAGCGGTTTGTCGTTGGCTGTAGTGacctcaaataaaatattacctcAGAAACGTAAATTTGGTTTGATTGGAGGAGGTTTATCTTCCTTATCTTTATCAGGTCATcgcaataaattttcaagtaCAAGCATTGAAGATGTTGCAGAGACTTTTCAATCGATGGACCTAAAAGATAGTTGCCAAAATTCGTATAATAATGTGGAAGTTGATGAAGAAGATTTGGACAGCGGATTTAGTGGTAGTGGCATTAGTAGCGGTGCTAGTTACAATGAAAGCTTACGGTACAATAAAACTAGTGGTACCCCGAAGACACGCCACAATGCTTTTCCAAAAAACTCCTATTGTTCATCCCCACCGTCAAATGagtttacaagaaaaaataatgTGACATCTCAAAAATCTACCTctgaaacaaataaacaatatagCGAAAATTTGCTACCAAAGATAAAAGGTCATGAAATCACTTCATTTAATAGTTCTCATCATTATTTGGATTtgaatcatttatatatgcgtTCAACACCAAAAGCACTTTCAACTAGttctaaatatgcaaataacttTTAA
- the LOC106614683 gene encoding uncharacterized protein isoform X4, translating to MKGNRRNHMYYIPINFFKVKMQNEIFSEDINAGTNSDIAPNSTPVYDIAELVTINRGKGNYTCVGADIILRDRHKWYGGRSNWNVQNGNQVKWSRKNITATMERFEPTGDPPRSPCLNYGLAATVVASIKEETDDVQILNPFNGTSKDIESLGAVDSVDHVYSYAYYEPRVVKCHTNISQKEIIGKSSRFDKAYFSLDDRHTYTTHYGTMENLYEEVNEKSVKNVLCDNRISISANSVKEEILRVQRNHFRVLEELNLSLEALIMPPKLTSSNLRETAESIVHCQGAGSGLSLAVVTSNKILPQKRKFGLIGGGLSSLSLSGHRNKFSSTSIEDVAETFQSMDLKDSCQNSYNNVEVDEEDLDSGFSGSGISSGASYNESLRYNKTSGTPKTRHNAFPKNSYCSSPPSNEFTRKNNVTSQKSTSETNKQYSENLLPKIKGHEITSFNSSHHYLDLNHLYMRSTPKALSTSSKYANNF from the exons ATGAAAGGAAATAGGCGaaatcatatgtat tATATccctataaattttttcaaggtAAAAATGCagaatgaaattttttctgaaGACATAAATGCCGGCACTAACTCGGACATTGCTCCAAACTCCACACCTGTATATGATATCGCTGAATTGGTGACTATTAATCGTGGAAAAGGCAATTATACTTGTGTAGGGGCTGATATTATATTAAGAGATCGTCATAAATGGTACGGAGGTCGTAGCAATTGGAACGTGCAAAATGGAAACCAG GTGAAGTGGTCACGTAAAAATATCACTGCGACAATGGAAAGATTTGAACCTACAGGTGATCCTCCTCGATCTCCATGTTTAAATTATGGACTTGCTGCCACCGTTGTTGCCTCGATTAAAGAAGAAACAGATGATGTGCAAATTTTAAACCCTTTCAATGGAACATCAAAAGATATTGAGTCCCTGGGCGCTGTTGATTCAGTAGATCACGTTTATTCGTACGCTTATTATGAGCCTCGAGTAGTGAAATGTCATACAAATATCTCTCAGAAAGAAATAATAGGAAAAT CAAGTAGGTTCGATAAAGCATATTTTTCCTTGGACGATCGTCATACTTATACAACCCATTATGGAACAATGGAAAATTTGTATGAAGAAGTTAacgaaaaaagtgtaaaaaatgtaCTTTGTGACAATCGTATTTCAATATCTGCAAATAGCGTGAAAGAAGAAATTTTACGTGTACAACGCAATCACTTCCGAGTATTAGAAGAGCTTAATTTATCACTGGAAGCTTTAATTATGCCACCTAAACTGACCTCAAGCAACTTAAGGGAAACTGCAGAAAGTATTGTGCACTGTCAAGGGGCTGGAAGCGGTTTGTCGTTGGCTGTAGTGacctcaaataaaatattacctcAGAAACGTAAATTTGGTTTGATTGGAGGAGGTTTATCTTCCTTATCTTTATCAGGTCATcgcaataaattttcaagtaCAAGCATTGAAGATGTTGCAGAGACTTTTCAATCGATGGACCTAAAAGATAGTTGCCAAAATTCGTATAATAATGTGGAAGTTGATGAAGAAGATTTGGACAGCGGATTTAGTGGTAGTGGCATTAGTAGCGGTGCTAGTTACAATGAAAGCTTACGGTACAATAAAACTAGTGGTACCCCGAAGACACGCCACAATGCTTTTCCAAAAAACTCCTATTGTTCATCCCCACCGTCAAATGagtttacaagaaaaaataatgTGACATCTCAAAAATCTACCTctgaaacaaataaacaatatagCGAAAATTTGCTACCAAAGATAAAAGGTCATGAAATCACTTCATTTAATAGTTCTCATCATTATTTGGATTtgaatcatttatatatgcgtTCAACACCAAAAGCACTTTCAACTAGttctaaatatgcaaataacttTTAA
- the LOC106614682 gene encoding M-phase inducer phosphatase, producing the protein MLLIPAILMFNIFRMPNLVNARFCEGGHYCSLPRECCTQGCCPPYQSGPRQLPPSSEHVLNLFFISHWFFWCVVVAIMLALLCAYSLWKKRRTLCGWGFTDHRAQSEGDSAGSCYAPPQYSRCNSFHHPPPPYTEVTSKPDLYPLVFTCNSDNTKTGSSYLMVQYFRNYIVRPIGSLSAASTIDSLSSSFICNINEANTLVPPPYSRAASPETGFSSHFPQDFLIPRSASQLVYGSGGNGGNNNMGMHDINSGIVTQQIFQQNRAPHFTVVALNGSVGGNQNDVDMENTTNSTTPYSTILQTSVGEQFNFNEKSVENNSNRSNSNQNGNRDDNGNGSEARSNRSSGCASNFSGGCIPKGFIQSQSEQQFRYFNNSSSSISDIFINNNSVDRLDDGSNGNGSKSFEVINFDETGVKPQVTLATGVKGFTTQSQSINHGTTLIVNNGYIKSKPLHHTRTFPTQLVINTSILNPTYKSCDSVAGFKGATNDLSETELKDLNLLRQSLETCYHLLEKQQQQPQSLINNTESLSCPVNKNLNKYTPDDLTNYTTSDNCSDVSSLANACIPSSPPQATSPTGEVKDILNQIRQWQEEISYEDLLLHMKPALRHTLSSPSNTTAGMVKTSNAYTQRKLQRNSVACCEIQLNSSVICPNNPKFSKTTVHLATLPLDKAKTTITAKAQNTQRSPNVTDNLLKRPTTLHQNKIKHFIPKSNKSLYIPMIPNDISSNSSKFPLKSPVNSIVGTKFFASRGGKMRNIFLSRSAPSTPGTALPLKPLSDDSPLLPEHDEDTETDQN; encoded by the exons ATGTTGCTGATCCCTGCCATTTTGATGTTTAACATCTTCCGTATGCCGAATCTT GTTAATGCTCGCTTTTGTGAAGGAGGTCATTACTGTTCATTGCCGAGGGAATGCTGTACTCAAGGATGTTGTCCTCCGTACCAAAGTGGGCCTCGTCAATTACCTCCATCATCAGAACATgtcttgaatttgtttttcataAGCCATTGGTTTTTCTG GTGTGTGGTAGTTGCGATTATGTTGGCTTTACTCTGTGCATATTCATTGTGGAAGAAGCGGCGAACACTTTGCGGTTGGGGATTCACTGACCATCGTGCTCAATCTGAGGGTGACTCGGCAGGGTCCTGTTATGCCCCGCCGCAATACAGTCGCTGCAATTCGTTTCATCATCCGCCGCCTCCATATACCGAG GTAACATCGAAGCCGGATCTTTATCCACTTGTTTTCACATGCAACAGCGACAATACTAAAACTGGTTCCAGTTACCTCATGGTACAATATTTTCGTAATTATATTGTTCGGCCAATTGGATCATTGTCTGCAGCTAGTACGATAGATTCTTTAAGTTCAAgctttatttgtaatattaacGAAGCAAATACTTTGGTACCACCACCATATTCTCGTGCAGCCAGCCCCGAAACTGGTTTTAGTTCACATTTCCCCCAGGACTTTTTAATACCGCGATCTGCCTCCCAATTAGTTTATGGAAGTGGAGGTAATGGAGGCAATAATAATATGGGTATGCACGATATAAATAGTGGTATAGTCACTCagcaaatatttcaacaaaatagAGCTCCGCATTTCACTGTAGTAGCACTAAATGGCTCAGTTGGCGGGAATCAAAACGACGTAGATATGGAAAATACAACAAACTCAACAACACCGTACAGCACGATTTTACAAACTTCGGTAGGTGAACAAttcaatttcaatgaaaaatcGGTCGAGAACAATTCCAATCGTTCAAATTCGAATCAAAATGGTAACCGTGATGACAATGGTAATGGTAGTGAGGCTAGGAGTAATCGGAGCAGTGGATGCGCCAGCAATTTTAGCGGTGGTTGTATTCCAAAAGGTTTTATACAATCCCAAAGTGAACAGCAATTTCGTTACTTTaacaatagcagcagcagcattagTGATATTTTTATCAACAACAATTCCGTAGACCGTTTGGATGATGGCTCTAATGGAAATGGTAGTAAATCatttgaagtaattaattttgatgaGACTGGAGTGAAACCTCAAGTTACATTGGCTACTGGTGTCAAAGGTTTTACTACACAATCTCAATCAATCAATCATGGAACAACTTTGATTGTTAACAACGGATACATTAAATCTAAACCACTACATCATACTAGAACATTCCCTACTCAGCTTGTAATCAACACCAGTATACTGAATCCGACGTATAAATCTTGCGATTCAGTTGCTGGCTTTAAAGGAGCTACAAATGATTTGTCAGAGACAGAATTGAAAGATCTTAACTTATTGAGGCAGAGTTTGGAAACATGTTACCATTTATTAgagaaacaacagcaacaaccccAATCATTGATAAATAACACAGAATCCCTATCATGTCCTGTTAATAAGAATCTTAATAAGTATACTCCAGATGatttaacaaattatacaaCTTCAGATAATTGCTCTGATGTTAGTAGTCTTGCAAATGCATGCATACCTAGCTCGCCTCCGCAAGCTACCAGTCCGACTGGCGAAGTAAAAGATATTCTCAATCAAATACGTCAGTGGCAGGAAGAAATAAGCTATGAAGATCTGCTGCTTCATATGAAACCCGCGTTACGTCACACGTTATCGTCACCATCGAACACAACAGCTGGGATGGTTAAGACATCTAATGCGTATACACAGCGAAAATTACAACGTAATTCCGTTGCATGCTGTGAAATACAGTTAAACTCAAGTGTTATTTGCCCTAATAATCCAAAGTTTTCTAAAACAACAGTTCATTTAGCAACTTTACCATTAGACaaggcaaaaacaacaattacagcTAAAGCACAAAACACACAAAGATCGCCTAATGTTACCGACAATTTATTAAAACGTCCCACAACATTAcaccaaaacaaaattaaacattttattcccAAATCGAATAAATCTCTATATATTCCAATGATTCCGAATGATATATCGTCGAATTCGAGCAAATTCCCATTAAAGAGCCCGGTCAATAGTATAGTGGGCACAAAGTTTTTCGCTAGCAGAGGAGGTAAAATGCGTAACATTTTTCTATCACGTTCAGCACCCTCAACACCAGGAACCGCGTTACCTCTGAAACCGTTAAGTGATGATAGTCCATTACTACCAGAACATGATGAAGATACGGAGACTgaccaaaattaa